CGGCCGGTAGAGCTGCAGCATGGTCCTGTCGTCCGGAGTGGAAAGCGCCATACGGAACGGGCGCCAGGAGCGGAGGAGTAAGCGCGTGAGGAAGGAGCCGCCCACCTCCTGGGCGCGGAGCATCTCCTGGCCATCGGCCCCGAAGACGCGGTACTTGTTGCGGCGCTCGAGTTCGGTGAGGATCTCGCCCCATTCCTTCTTCTGCACCACCACCAGTTCTTTCGCCTGTTGCAGGAGTTGCATGGCCTCTTTCACCCCCGGTTGCGCCACCCTGAGTCGGCCCCGAGCGGCCGCACACGCCCTGGCGAAAGCGCCCCCGCTTCCGCTCCGGTAGGATAGTGAGGCTGGAGGGCGAGGGCAACGGAGGGGAATGTGCGCACCGTCGAGACCCGCACGGGGGCCACGCTCCCGGTGCTCGGCCAGGGGACCTGGGAGATGGGGGCGCGCCGGCGGGAGCGTCAGCGTGATATCGCGGCGCTGCAGCTCGGCTTCGATCTCGGTCTCACGCTCGTCGACACGGCAGAGATGTACGCTGATGGGGGTGCCGAGGAGGTGGTGGCGGCAGCGAGCCGCGGTCGGCGCGATCGCCTCTTCCTCGTGACCAAGGTGCTCCCGAGCAACGCCTCTCGACGCGGCACGATGGCAGCTGCAGAGGCCAGCTTGCGCCGCTTGCAGACCGACTGGATCGATCTCTACTTGCTGCACTGGGAGGGCTCGCATCCGCTGGAGGACACCCTGGAGGCATTCGCGCTCCTGCAACGCCAGGGCAAGATCCGCCATTACGGCGTCAGCAACTTCGACATGGACTGGATGCGAGCGGTCGAGGCAGTGCCCGAAGGCGCTGGCGTGGCCGTCAATCAGGTGTTCTACAACCTCCATCGCCGTGGCATCGAGCGCAACCTGCTGCCCTGGTGCGTCGAGCGCGGCATCGCCATCATGGCTTACACGCCCCTCGATCAGGGGCGGCTGGTGCGGAAGCGCGCTCTCGTGCAGGTGGCGCAACGCCACGGCGTCAGTCCGGCGCAGATCGCCATCGCCTGGACGCTCCGTCTCCCCGGCGTGGTCACCATCGTCAAGTCCGCAACAACCGAGTACGTGCGCGAAAATGCTGCGGCGGCGGACATGGTCCTCGGCGCCGAGGACCTGCGCGAGCTCGACGACGCCTTCCCCTGCCCCGATCACGACGTGCCACTCGAAACGGTCTAGGACGTCGCCTGCAGCCGTCGGAGGCGCTCCACCACCGGCGGGTGGGAGAAATAGAAGGTCGCGTAGAGCGGGTGTGGGTGCAGGTTCTGCAAGTTCTCCCGCGCCAGCTTGGCGAGGGCGGAGGCGAGGTCCTGCGGCTGCCTCGTGAGAGCGACGGCGAAACGATCGGCCTGCCATTCGTGGCGGCGGGAGAGGGCGCTCCCGAGCGGCGTCAGAGGGAAAGCGAGGAGCGAGCCGAGGACAGCGAGAAGCAGTGCACGGGAATAGAAGGAAGCCTGCTCCAAGCCCACGAGAGCAGGGATCCATTCCGCACCGAGACTGAGCCAAGCGGCGTAGAGAACCGCGAGCACCAGTGCCTCGGTCACGACGAGGCGCTGCAGCACGTGTCGCAGCTTCCAGTGGCCGGCCTCGTGCGCCAGTACCGCCAGGATCTCGGCGGGCTCCATCTGTTGCAATAAGGTGTCGAAGAGGACGATCCGCTTCACCCTCCCGAGGCCGGTGAAATAGGCGTTCGAGTGCGTGCTGCGCCTTGACGCATCCACCTGGAAGACGCGGCGCGCCACGAGCCCGGCGCGTCCGAGGAGCTCGCGGATGGCGTCCTCCAGCCCAGCGACTCGGAGCGGCTCGAACTTGAAGAAGAGCGGCTCGATGAGGACTGGCGAGAGGTAGAGGAGGAAAACACTCACCACGAGGAAGAAGGTCCACACCCAGAGCCACCACCAGGTGGGGCTCCAGCGCACGAGGACGAGGGCGCCACCGACCAGCAGGCCACCGATCGCGAGACCGAGGAGCAGGCTCTTCACCTGATCACTCAGCCACAGCCGGGTGCTCATCCGATTGAAGCCGAAGCGCTTCTCCACCTGGAAATGCTCGACCAGTTCGAAGGGGATCCGCAGCACGCTCGCTGCGAGGAAGAGGAGGAAGAAGAACAACATCCCGCCGCCCAGGAAGGAAGGTGCGTGCGCGGCCACCCAGCCGTCGAAGGCACCGAGGCCGCCTCCGAAGAGGAAGATTCCCAGCACGATGTTCTCCACCGCGAGCTCCACCGTACCGAGGCGGGACCGTTCGACGGTGTAGCGCGCGATGCGCTCGAGACGCTCGGGCTCCACGACGCCCTCGAGCTCGGGAGGCACGTGGCTGCCGTGACGGCGCAGGTGACGGAGGTTGAGCCAGCGCAGCAGGAGCGTCGACGCCAGCACCGCCAGGAAAGCGGCGAGGAGGAGCGTGGCAGGTTTCACGGGCGAGCGGACCGCGTGGCCCGATGCGTCTGCCAGACGACGCGAAAGAAATGTTTCACGTGGTGCCCCCGGCGGATGTGGCTCTTCTCGCCGGCGTAGATGGTGCGGATGGGGACCCAGTCGAGGACGAAGCCGCGGCGCACGCAGACCACGATCATCTCCACCTCGAATTCGAAGCCGGCTTCTTGGCTCTGCAGCAGCGCCTCCATGAGTCGGCCGCGCAGCAGCCGGTACCCCGATTGGTTGTCGGGAACGTGCTGGCCGATTGCCCAGGAGAAGACGTGCCGGCCCACGGAGTTGGCGAAGCGCCGCACCGGGGGCATGTGGCGGAAGTCGCGGCTGCCGATGATGAGATCGGCGCCACGCTCTCGATAGCGTTGCAGAAAAGCCGGGATCTCCGCCGGATCGTGCTGGCCGTCGGCGTCGAGGGTCAGCACCGCGTCGTAGCCGTGGTCGAGGGCATAGCGGAAGCCGTCGCGGAGTCCCATGCCTTTGCCGCCGTTCTGGGGCCGCCGGTAGAGCTGGGCACCGGCGGCTTCGGCGTGGGCGGCGGTGTCGTCGGTGGAGCCGTCGTCGACGACGAGCACGGGCAAGTGCCGGCGCGCGCCCTCGACGACGCCGCGGACGCGGGCGCCCTCGTTGTACGCCGGCACGAGGGCGAGGATCTTGTCAGGCGAGGCGCTCATGCTACCCTCAGGTCGGAGGCATCATGCCGCGTCATCCCCAGGTCGCGCCGGCTCTGGCGGGCATCGGCGGCTCAGTATACTCCGCCCTCGCGGCGCGCATGGCCACGCATCAGGGCGAAATCTATCCCTTGCATGTCGGCGACACCTGGCTCGAGCCGGCGACCGGCTGCCGCATGCAGGACCTGCGCGTGGAAGAACATCCCGGCATGCATCGCTACGCGGAGCCGCAGGGGATGCCGGCGCTCATCGACGCCATCGTCGAGCGCACCCGAAGGCGGAGCGGCGTGCCCACCGAGCGCGGCAACGTGCTCGTGACCGGCGGCGCCACCGGTGGACTCGGCGCGGTTCTCGGCGCTCTCCTCGACCCCGGCGACGAAGTGCTGATCCTGGCACCGTACTGGCCGCTCATCCAAGGGATGGTGCGCTGTCTGCATGGCACGCCGGTCGAGGTGCCCTTCCTCGGCGTCGCCGACACGCCGGCTTCGGCGGTGGAGACGGTGCGCCGGCGGCTCACGCCGCGGACCGTGGCTCTCTACGTCAGCACGCCGAACAATCCGACGGGCCGGGTCATCCCGGCTGCGTGGCTCGAAGCGCTGCTGCGTTGGGCGGCGAGCGAGAACCTCTGGATCCTCGCCGACGAGGTCTACGAGGACTATGTCTACGACGGCGAGCATGTCTACTGCCGGCAGCTCGCTCCCGAACACACGCTCTCGGTGCATTCGTTCTCCAAGGCCTTCGGGATGGCGGGGAACCGCTGCGGTTACGTGGTCGGTCCGCGGGAGGTGGTGCGCGAGATGTGCAAGGTGAGCACCCACTCCTTCTACTCGACGCCGACGGCGTCGCAACTCGCCGCCTGCCGCGCCCTCGACGGCCGCGGCGACGACTGGATCGCCCGGGTCAAACCGCTCTACGAGGACATGGGACGGCGCGCTGCGGCGCGTCTCGGAGAACCGCCACCGCAGGGCAGCACCTTCCTCTTCCTCGACGTGAGCCGGCAGCTGGACGAGCGCGGCCTCCCAGGCTTCCTCGACGATTGCGCCGACCGCGGCCTCTTCGTCGCCCCCGGCCCCAGCTTCGGGCCCTATCCGCACCACGTGCGTCTCTGCTTCACCTCGGCGGCGCCGGAAGTCGTGGCCCGCGGCGTCGAAGTGCTCGCCGAACGGCTCGGGCGCTGAAGCGACCCCGCGAAACTCAGAGCGCGGCGCACAAAGGCGGCGCCGCCAGGAGTCGTTCAGACGTCGATCACCGCGCCGTCGCGCAAGACGAACTCCCGCGGCAGCGGCCAGAGATTGTAGTGCGAGGCCATGGCGAAGCCGTAGGCGCCGGCGTTCTCGATGGCGAGCAAGTGCCCTTCCTGCGGCGAGGGCAGGGGGCGGCTCATGGCGAAGACATCGGCGGATTCGCAGATGTTGCCCACGACGTCGACCGATTCGAGCGGCGCCCCGGGAGCGCTGAGATTGCGGATGGCGTGATAAGCCCCGTACAGCGCCGGCCGCACCAGGTGGTTCATTCCCGAATCGAGGCCCACGTAGATGTGCCCGGCCGTTTCCTTGCGACAGGTGACGCGCGCCACCAGCGTGCCGGCTTGCGCCACGAGGAATCGCCCGGGCTCGACCCAGAGCTCGAGCGTGCGTCCGAGCGCCGCCTCGAGCGATTGCAGCATCTCCCGCAGGCCGGCGCCGTAGCTCTCCAGGGCGAACTCGGGCTCGCCGCGCCGGTAGGGGACACCGAGACCGCCGCCCACGTTGAGAGAGCGCAGGTGCGGAAACGCCGTGGCCGCCGCCACCAGCCGCCGCGCCGCTTCCAGGTGTGGTGCCGCATCGAGACTGCCGGAGCCGATGTGCGCGTGCAGGCCGACGACGCGGATGTCGCGGGCCGCGAGGATCTCCCGCGCCTCCTGCAAATCCTCCGCCAGGATGCCGAACTTCGAATCCATGCCGCCGGTGACGACGTGGGCATGGTGGCCGGCGCCGATCCCGGGGTTGGTGCGAAGGAACACCTCCGTGCCGGCGCGGTGCGCAGCGAAGCGGCGAACATCGGAGAGCGACCCCAGGTTGACGCGCACACCCTGGTCGTGTACGGCGAGCAAGGTCTCGACCGAGACATTGTTGGCGGTGAAGAGCACCTGGTCCGCAGGGATGCCGCACTGTAGCGCCCGTTCCACCTCCATGGGCGAGACGGCGTCGATGCCGACGCCCTGGTCGCGCATCAGGAAGAAGAGCGCCGGGTGGAAGTTGGCCTTGCACGCGTAGGCGAGGCGCGCTCGGGAGTGGTCGAGGGCGGTGCGGAGTCTCTGGATCTGCGCTTCGACACGATCGAGCTCGTAAACGTAGAAGGGAGTTCCGTGCTTCGCGGCGAGATCGGCCGCCACCCGGGCGAGACGGTGCGGCGATGGGGGTGACGCAGGTAAGGACGGCGCCGTCTCCAGGTCCGCGAAGGACTCGCCGAAGACGGCGCGCGGCAAGTTGCCCTGGAAGAATTCCTCGTGCAGCCGGCGGACGACGTCGTCCGCCTCGGCGTCGGCCACGACGAGGCTCACGTTGATCTCGGAGGCGCCCTGACTGATCATGCGCACTTCCGTGCTCCCCACGGCGCGGAAGAGACGCGCGGCGATCCCTCGCGCGCGGCGCATGCCGTCGCCCACCACGCAGATGATGGCCATCTCCGGCGCTACCTCGACGCGGGCGATGGCGCGCAGCTCGTCCACGATCGCCTGCAGCGATCGAGGGTCGTCCACCGTGAGCGAGACGCTGACCTCTGCCGTCGACACCAGATCCACCGGTGTCGAGTGCTTGGCGAAGACGGCGAAGATGCGCTCCAGGAAGCCGTGCGCCATGAGCATGCGCGTCGAATGCACCGTGACCACGGTGACGCCGTGCTTTACCGCCACCGACCTCACCACAGCGCGCTCGTCGTGGTACGCCGTGGTGTCGGGCAGGATGAGGGTTCCCGGTGTTCCTGGCGCGGTTTTCGGACGCCGGGAGTTCGCCACCAGCACGGGGATGGCGGCTTCTTGCGCCGGGTGGAGCGTGGCCGGGTGCAGCACCTTGGCGCCGAAGTAGGCGAGCTCCGCCGCCTCGTCGAAGGAGAGAACGCGGAGCCGCCGCGCTCCCGGCACCAGGCGCGGCGGCGCGGTCATGATCCCGTCGACGTCGGTCCAGATCTCGAGGCGCTCGGCCTGCAGCGCCGCGCCCAGGAGCGAGGCGCTGAAATCGGAACCGCCGCGACCGAGCAGCGTCGTCCGCCCGCCGGCGTCACAGCCGATGAACCCTTGGGTCACGACGATGCCGCCGGCCTCGATCGAGTGCCGCAGATGGCGGTCGACGAGGCGCTGGAGCACTTCGCGGTCGGGCCTATCCTGAATTGGATTCTCCCCACGTGTCCGCATCACGCTCCGCACGTCGAACCAGGTCGCCCGGAGCCCCCACGCCTCCAGCGCCGCGGTGACGATGGCGGAGGCAAGGAGCTCACCGAGCGCCAGCCATTCCGCCTGCCCCTGGGCACTGCCGCGGCGCGGGCCGGCACGTAACGCCTCGAGCCACGGATCGAGACGATGGCAGGCTTCAGCGCCGGCCACCTCGCACATGAGGTCGAAGTGGCGGGTCGCAAGAGCTTCGTAGGCAGTGGGCCCCGGGGACGATTCGATGGATTGCGTCTGTGTCGATGCAGCTCGACCGTCGAGTCGAGGTTCATTGTCCGCGCCGTCTTCGAACGTCGAGACCAGGAGATCCGAAATTCCCGCCAGCGCCGAAACGACCACCAGCGGTTTCTCCGCCACCCGGTCGGCGACGATGGTGTGCAGGCGCCGGAGTGCGCCGGCGTCCTCGACGGAAGTTCCTCCGAACTTGCAGACGATCATCGGGCTCCTTCAGTCCACCGTGGGCGGGCTCGAAGCTTCGGGCGGAGAGGTCTCGCCGTCTTCGTCCTCATCGCCCCGGGACGGGCGCAGCAGCCGCGCTCGCACCACGGCCTCGGGCCCGAGCCGTTCGCGCAGCGCGTCGGCGGCGCGGGCAGCGCGGCGGGCGCGCTCCAGCGTCGCGTCGGCAAAGAGCGAGGACTGTTCGCCGCCGGCAGGGACGAGGCCGCTCACGCCGATGCCAAGCAAACGCACGCCACGGCCGCCGAGATCGATGCGCTCGGCGAACAGTGTGCGCGCCGCCCCCACGATCACCTCGGCCAGATCCGTCGGTGCCGTGAGCGTCGCAGCGCGTGTCCAGGTCGTGAAGTCGCCGCTTCGCACCTTGAGATGCACCGTCCGTGCCACGAGAGCTTGCCGGCGCAGCTCCTGGCTCACGCCCTCGGCGCGCTGTAGCAAGGCGCGATCGATGTCATCGGGCGCCGTGAGGTCGGTGGCGTAGGTGCGCTCCTCGGAGAGCGACTTCGCCTCGCGCCCGGCTTCCACCGGGCGCTCGTCCCGCCCGTGGGCGAGAGCGAGCAAGTGTCCCGCCATCCCGCTCCCCACCTGCAGCGCCAACACCGATTCGGGCAAAGCGGCGACGTCGCCCACGCTGCGGATGCCGCGCTGTCGCAGCCGCGCCGCCGTCTTGGGCCCCACGCCCCAGAGGCGCTCCACCGGCAGCGGCCAGAGCATCGAGGCGATGTCCCGCGGCCCGATGACCACGAGCCCATCGGGCTTCTCCAAATCGGAAGCGATCTTGGCCAGGAACTTGTTCGGCGCCACGCCCACCGAAGCCGTGAGGCGCTGCGCGGCGAGGAGGCGCTCCTTGAGGGCCTGTGCCGTCTGCCGGCCGTCTTCCAAGTCGGCAGCGGCGCCGGTGAGATCGAGGAACGCTTCGTCGATGGAGAGCGGCTCGACGGTGGGTGTGAAGGCGTCGAACACCGTACGCAGCGCCCGCGACACCTCGACGTAGAGATCCATCCGCCCCGGCAGCCACACCGCTTGCGGACACAACCGCTCGGCGGTGACGGACGGCATGGCCGAATGCACGCCGAAGCGCCGCGCTTCGTACGAACAGGTGGAGACCACGCCGCGCCGGCCCCGATGGCCGATGATGAGCGGCTTGCCGGCGAGAGCGGGGTTCTCGCGCACCTCGACCGCGGCGTAGAAGGCATCCATGTCCACGTGCAGGATCACGCGCTCGCGGTTCATCGGCGCCGGTCCGGAAGACGACGAAGCCCGGCAACGGGAACGCCGGGCCTCGTCGAGTAAGAAGGAACGGTCGGCTGTCGTTCTAGTCCGCGGCAGGCCGCACCTGGAAGCAGGGCTGACCGCCGACGGCGCAGTAGTCGAGCTCGTAGGTGCCGTTCGGCGCGGGCTCACTCTCGCGCACGAACAGCGTGGTTTCCTGGCCCGCGATGGGCACCCGGAAGGGTCCCACCAGGTCGACGTCGCGCTGCAGCTCTTCGAGCTCCCCGGCGCTCTTGATCACGAGCTGTACCGTGCCGTCGTGCATGTCCACGACCAGGAGGCTCTCTTCCAAGCGCTGAGCATTGCCGAGGATGTCCAGCAAGCTCTGCTCTGCCCGGGGTGTGAACGCCACCAGTGACATCCGTCGCCCCCCGTTCGAAAGGCCCCTGTCGCCCTCGAGGTTCCCGAGGGTAACAACCCCGCCGGCCCCGCGCAAGGCGGCCCCGGCCCCCAACACACCCGCCTGGAAAACCACCAGCTTCCCCAGGCGGCGCCACGCGGATCCCGGCGGCTCAGCTGCAGCCGCTCGTGACCCCGCAGTTCAAGCACTTGTAGCAGGAGCCGTTGCGCACCATGATCGAGCCGCACTCGCTGCATGCGGGCGCATCCGACTGCTGCTGGAACACTTGCCGTTCGTGCCAGGTCAGATCCGGTCGAACCGGCGTCACGCCGCCATTCCGCCGCGGCGTCGGTCGCGGCCCGCCGGCAGCCACGGTCGTGCTCTCCACCGCCGGTTCTTCCGCCACCGGCTTGTGCGCCGAGTTCACCTCGTCGGCGAGCTCCGGCAGGAAACGCAGCGCCATCCAGCGGAAGATGTAGTCCATGATCGACTTGGCCATCGGGATGTGGGCGTTGTTGGTGCGCCCTGCCGGCTCGAAGCGGATGTGCACGAACTTGCGCACCAGCGCCTCCAGCGGCACGCCGTACTGCAGCGCCAGGGACACCGAGGTGGCGAAAGAGTCCATGAGCCCGCTCACGACCGAGCCGGACTTCGCCATGGTGATGAAGATTTCCCCGGGCTTGCCGTCGTCGTACATGCCGACGGTGATGTAGCCCTCGTGCCCGTCGATGGAGAACTTGTGCGTGAGCGCCTGCCGCTCGTCGGGCAGCCGCCGGCGCACCGCCTTGTTCTGCACCGCCGCCGGTTGCCCGGCTTCGTCCAAGCTGGTGTTGAGCGGCTGGGTGCGCTTGCAGCCATCGCGATAGACGGCGATGGCCTTGAGCCCCATCTTCCAGGCCTGCATGTACACCGACGCCATCTCCTCCGGCGTGGCTTCGGTCGGCATGTTCACCGTCTTGGAAATGGCGCCGGAGAGGAACGGCTGGGCCGCCGCCATCATGCGCACGTGGCCGGTGTAGTGGATGGAGCGCTCGCCTTGCGCCGGGCGGAAGGCGCAGTCGAACACCGGCAGGTGCTCTTCGCGCAGGCCCGGGGCGCCCTCGATAGTGTCGTGGCTGTCGATGTAGTCCACGATCTCCTGCATGGCCGCCTCGGAGTACCCCAGCTTCCGCAGCGCCAGCGGCACCGTGTTGTTGACGATCTTCAACATGCCGCCGCCCACGAGCTTCTTGTACTTCACCAGGGCGATGTCCGGCTCGATGCCGGTGGTGTCGCAGTCCATCATGAAAGCGATGGTGCCGGTGGGAGCGAGCACCGTGGCCTGGGCGTTGCGGAAACCCGCGTACTCGCCGAGGGCGATGGCTTCGTCCCAAGCGACCCGGGCGC
The sequence above is a segment of the Candidatus Krumholzibacteriia bacterium genome. Coding sequences within it:
- a CDS encoding aldo/keto reductase translates to MRTVETRTGATLPVLGQGTWEMGARRRERQRDIAALQLGFDLGLTLVDTAEMYADGGAEEVVAAASRGRRDRLFLVTKVLPSNASRRGTMAAAEASLRRLQTDWIDLYLLHWEGSHPLEDTLEAFALLQRQGKIRHYGVSNFDMDWMRAVEAVPEGAGVAVNQVFYNLHRRGIERNLLPWCVERGIAIMAYTPLDQGRLVRKRALVQVAQRHGVSPAQIAIAWTLRLPGVVTIVKSATTEYVRENAAAADMVLGAEDLRELDDAFPCPDHDVPLETV
- a CDS encoding M48 family metallopeptidase, with the translated sequence MKPATLLLAAFLAVLASTLLLRWLNLRHLRRHGSHVPPELEGVVEPERLERIARYTVERSRLGTVELAVENIVLGIFLFGGGLGAFDGWVAAHAPSFLGGGMLFFFLLFLAASVLRIPFELVEHFQVEKRFGFNRMSTRLWLSDQVKSLLLGLAIGGLLVGGALVLVRWSPTWWWLWVWTFFLVVSVFLLYLSPVLIEPLFFKFEPLRVAGLEDAIRELLGRAGLVARRVFQVDASRRSTHSNAYFTGLGRVKRIVLFDTLLQQMEPAEILAVLAHEAGHWKLRHVLQRLVVTEALVLAVLYAAWLSLGAEWIPALVGLEQASFYSRALLLAVLGSLLAFPLTPLGSALSRRHEWQADRFAVALTRQPQDLASALAKLARENLQNLHPHPLYATFYFSHPPVVERLRRLQATS
- a CDS encoding glycosyltransferase family 2 protein, which encodes MSASPDKILALVPAYNEGARVRGVVEGARRHLPVLVVDDGSTDDTAAHAEAAGAQLYRRPQNGGKGMGLRDGFRYALDHGYDAVLTLDADGQHDPAEIPAFLQRYRERGADLIIGSRDFRHMPPVRRFANSVGRHVFSWAIGQHVPDNQSGYRLLRGRLMEALLQSQEAGFEFEVEMIVVCVRRGFVLDWVPIRTIYAGEKSHIRRGHHVKHFFRVVWQTHRATRSARP
- a CDS encoding pyridoxal phosphate-dependent aminotransferase — its product is MPRHPQVAPALAGIGGSVYSALAARMATHQGEIYPLHVGDTWLEPATGCRMQDLRVEEHPGMHRYAEPQGMPALIDAIVERTRRRSGVPTERGNVLVTGGATGGLGAVLGALLDPGDEVLILAPYWPLIQGMVRCLHGTPVEVPFLGVADTPASAVETVRRRLTPRTVALYVSTPNNPTGRVIPAAWLEALLRWAASENLWILADEVYEDYVYDGEHVYCRQLAPEHTLSVHSFSKAFGMAGNRCGYVVGPREVVREMCKVSTHSFYSTPTASQLAACRALDGRGDDWIARVKPLYEDMGRRAAARLGEPPPQGSTFLFLDVSRQLDERGLPGFLDDCADRGLFVAPGPSFGPYPHHVRLCFTSAAPEVVARGVEVLAERLGR
- the lysA gene encoding diaminopimelate decarboxylase; the protein is MIVCKFGGTSVEDAGALRRLHTIVADRVAEKPLVVVSALAGISDLLVSTFEDGADNEPRLDGRAASTQTQSIESSPGPTAYEALATRHFDLMCEVAGAEACHRLDPWLEALRAGPRRGSAQGQAEWLALGELLASAIVTAALEAWGLRATWFDVRSVMRTRGENPIQDRPDREVLQRLVDRHLRHSIEAGGIVVTQGFIGCDAGGRTTLLGRGGSDFSASLLGAALQAERLEIWTDVDGIMTAPPRLVPGARRLRVLSFDEAAELAYFGAKVLHPATLHPAQEAAIPVLVANSRRPKTAPGTPGTLILPDTTAYHDERAVVRSVAVKHGVTVVTVHSTRMLMAHGFLERIFAVFAKHSTPVDLVSTAEVSVSLTVDDPRSLQAIVDELRAIARVEVAPEMAIICVVGDGMRRARGIAARLFRAVGSTEVRMISQGASEINVSLVVADAEADDVVRRLHEEFFQGNLPRAVFGESFADLETAPSLPASPPSPHRLARVAADLAAKHGTPFYVYELDRVEAQIQRLRTALDHSRARLAYACKANFHPALFFLMRDQGVGIDAVSPMEVERALQCGIPADQVLFTANNVSVETLLAVHDQGVRVNLGSLSDVRRFAAHRAGTEVFLRTNPGIGAGHHAHVVTGGMDSKFGILAEDLQEAREILAARDIRVVGLHAHIGSGSLDAAPHLEAARRLVAAATAFPHLRSLNVGGGLGVPYRRGEPEFALESYGAGLREMLQSLEAALGRTLELWVEPGRFLVAQAGTLVARVTCRKETAGHIYVGLDSGMNHLVRPALYGAYHAIRNLSAPGAPLESVDVVGNICESADVFAMSRPLPSPQEGHLLAIENAGAYGFAMASHYNLWPLPREFVLRDGAVIDV
- a CDS encoding DNA polymerase IV — translated: MSPRRTAPTSSTTAPSAVSPASRCGLPRTRTTADRSFLLDEARRSRCRASSSSGPAPMNRERVILHVDMDAFYAAVEVRENPALAGKPLIIGHRGRRGVVSTCSYEARRFGVHSAMPSVTAERLCPQAVWLPGRMDLYVEVSRALRTVFDAFTPTVEPLSIDEAFLDLTGAAADLEDGRQTAQALKERLLAAQRLTASVGVAPNKFLAKIASDLEKPDGLVVIGPRDIASMLWPLPVERLWGVGPKTAARLRQRGIRSVGDVAALPESVLALQVGSGMAGHLLALAHGRDERPVEAGREAKSLSEERTYATDLTAPDDIDRALLQRAEGVSQELRRQALVARTVHLKVRSGDFTTWTRAATLTAPTDLAEVIVGAARTLFAERIDLGGRGVRLLGIGVSGLVPAGGEQSSLFADATLERARRAARAADALRERLGPEAVVRARLLRPSRGDEDEDGETSPPEASSPPTVD